Proteins found in one Streptomyces sp. CB09001 genomic segment:
- a CDS encoding NCS1 family nucleobase:cation symporter-1 yields the protein MTDTAPTAIPPSAQVTLPDGRVELAPGSPPPSGRYANEDLLPVPVGKRTWTTYNFSALWVGMAHNTASWTLASGLIAVGMDWKQAVFTIALANLIVLAPMLLTGHAGPKYGIPFPVFARASFGVRGANLPAVVRALVACGWFGIQTWIGGEAIYFLAGKLIGDGWTGAATVGGYAWTMWLSFAIFWAIQVAIIYRGMETIRRFENWAAPFVLVGAFVMLWWMSDKAGGFGPLFDQPSKLGWGGDFWKLFWPSLMGMIGFWSTLSLNIPDFTRYGKSQKAQTRGQALGLPTTMTLFAFLSVMVTSGSQAVYGEPIWDPVQLAAKTDNVVGLLFALVTVLVATLSVNIAANLVSPAFDFSNVAPRKVSFRAGALITSVLAVLIFPWKLYSDPQGYIFTWLGLVGGLLGTVAGILIADYWILRRARLHLVDLYRRGGRYWYEGGWNWRAVLAFVVGGVLAIGGADFHPLVDGRPVPFLEPLADYGWAVGLGTSLVLYLVLMLLPATRPRAGTAEQTGV from the coding sequence ATGACCGACACCGCGCCCACGGCCATACCGCCGTCCGCCCAAGTCACCCTCCCCGACGGGCGCGTGGAGCTCGCCCCGGGCTCCCCGCCGCCGAGCGGCCGCTACGCCAACGAGGACCTGCTGCCGGTCCCCGTCGGCAAGCGCACCTGGACCACGTACAACTTCTCCGCCCTGTGGGTCGGCATGGCCCACAACACGGCCTCCTGGACGCTCGCCTCCGGTCTCATCGCGGTCGGCATGGACTGGAAGCAGGCGGTGTTCACCATCGCCCTGGCCAACCTGATCGTGCTCGCCCCGATGCTGCTCACCGGGCACGCCGGACCCAAGTACGGCATCCCCTTCCCGGTGTTCGCCCGCGCCTCCTTCGGTGTCCGGGGAGCCAACCTGCCCGCCGTCGTACGGGCGTTGGTGGCGTGCGGCTGGTTCGGCATCCAGACCTGGATCGGTGGCGAGGCGATCTACTTCCTGGCCGGGAAGCTGATCGGCGACGGCTGGACCGGCGCCGCGACCGTAGGCGGCTACGCCTGGACCATGTGGCTGTCCTTCGCGATCTTCTGGGCGATCCAGGTCGCCATCATCTACCGCGGCATGGAGACCATCCGCCGCTTCGAGAACTGGGCCGCACCCTTCGTCCTCGTCGGCGCCTTCGTGATGCTCTGGTGGATGAGCGACAAGGCGGGCGGCTTCGGCCCGCTCTTCGACCAGCCGTCGAAGCTCGGCTGGGGCGGCGACTTCTGGAAGCTGTTCTGGCCCTCCCTGATGGGCATGATCGGCTTCTGGTCCACGCTGTCCCTCAACATCCCGGACTTCACCCGCTACGGGAAGAGCCAGAAGGCCCAGACCCGCGGGCAGGCCCTCGGCCTGCCGACGACGATGACCCTCTTCGCGTTCCTGTCCGTGATGGTCACCTCCGGCTCACAGGCCGTGTACGGCGAGCCGATCTGGGACCCGGTCCAACTCGCCGCGAAGACCGACAACGTGGTCGGCCTGCTCTTCGCCCTGGTGACCGTCCTGGTGGCGACCCTGTCCGTGAACATCGCCGCCAACCTGGTCTCACCGGCCTTCGACTTCTCCAACGTCGCACCGCGCAAGGTCAGTTTCCGGGCGGGCGCGCTCATCACGTCCGTCCTGGCGGTACTGATCTTCCCGTGGAAGCTGTACTCCGACCCGCAGGGCTACATCTTCACCTGGCTCGGCCTGGTCGGCGGGCTGCTCGGCACCGTGGCCGGCATCCTCATCGCCGACTACTGGATCCTGCGCCGCGCCCGGCTGCACCTCGTCGACCTGTACCGCAGGGGCGGACGCTACTGGTACGAGGGAGGCTGGAACTGGCGTGCCGTGCTGGCCTTCGTAGTCGGCGGGGTCCTGGCCATCGGCGGCGCCGACTTCCATCCCCTGGTCGACGGCCGCCCCGTACCCTTCCTCGAACCGCTGGCCGACTACGGCTGGGCGGTCGGCCTGGGCACGTCCCTGGTGCTCTACCTGGTCCTCATGCTGCTGCCCGCGACCCGGCCGCGAGCCGGGACCGCCGAGCAGACGGGAGTCTGA
- a CDS encoding sensor histidine kinase: MPLFWRISLFNSVVLVAATALLLGPVTVSTPVLLTEAAILTAGLVVILIANILLLRIGLGPLRQLARAMTTTDLLRPRVRPKVDGDGEIAELITTFNTMLDRLEAERALSAARTLSAQESERHRVAQELYDEVGQTLAAVLLDLKRVADQAPDEVREQLSQVQETTRASLDEIRRIARRLLPGVLEELGLGSALRSLADEFTGPSLTVRHAIASGLPRLGDNADLVLYRVAQEGLTNAARHSGARLVVLSLERAGDAVRLRVRDDGRGFDDSGGAAEGAGIRGMRERALLIGADLVVGPARGGGTEVRLTVPVGDRVAEQVA; the protein is encoded by the coding sequence GTGCCCCTGTTCTGGAGAATCTCGCTGTTCAACTCGGTGGTGCTGGTCGCGGCGACCGCGTTGCTGCTGGGACCGGTCACCGTGTCGACCCCCGTCCTGCTCACCGAGGCCGCGATCCTCACGGCCGGCCTGGTGGTCATACTGATCGCCAACATCCTGCTGCTGCGGATCGGCCTCGGACCACTGCGCCAGCTCGCGCGAGCCATGACCACGACCGATCTGCTGCGGCCGCGGGTCCGCCCGAAGGTCGACGGCGACGGCGAGATCGCCGAACTGATCACCACCTTCAACACCATGCTCGACCGGCTGGAGGCCGAACGCGCCCTGAGCGCCGCCCGCACGCTGAGCGCGCAGGAGTCGGAGCGTCACCGGGTGGCCCAGGAGCTGTACGACGAGGTGGGGCAGACCCTCGCCGCCGTGCTGCTGGATCTCAAGCGGGTCGCGGACCAGGCGCCCGACGAGGTGCGTGAACAGCTCTCGCAGGTGCAGGAGACGACCCGGGCCAGCCTGGACGAGATCCGCCGCATCGCCCGCCGGCTGCTCCCGGGGGTCCTGGAGGAGCTGGGCCTGGGCAGCGCCCTGAGGTCGCTCGCGGACGAGTTCACCGGGCCTTCGCTGACCGTGCGCCACGCCATCGCCTCCGGCCTGCCCCGTCTGGGCGACAACGCCGACCTGGTGCTCTACCGCGTCGCCCAGGAGGGCCTCACCAACGCGGCCCGGCACTCCGGGGCCCGCCTGGTGGTGCTGTCCCTGGAGCGGGCCGGTGACGCCGTCCGGCTGCGGGTACGGGACGACGGCCGGGGCTTCGACGACTCGGGCGGGGCCGCCGAGGGCGCCGGGATCCGCGGCATGCGCGAGCGCGCCCTGCTGATCGGCGCCGACCTCGTCGTCGGGCCGGCGCGCGGGGGCGGCACCGAGGTGCGGCTGACCGTGCCCGTCGGCGACCGGGTGGCCGAACAGGTCGCGTGA
- a CDS encoding biotin/lipoate A/B protein ligase family protein, producing MHGEYKVPGGKLVVVDVEAEDGVLRHVRVAGDFFLEPDEALDAVNRALEGAPADTAATGLAARIDAALPEGTVMYGLTSEGVGIAVRRALAHATDWTDYDWQLIHEGPESPALHMALDEVLTAEVAAGRRPPTLRVWEWGAPAVIIGSFQSLRNEVDAEGAARHGIEVVRRISGGGAMFVEPGNTITYSLSVPEALVQGLSFQDSYAYLDDWVLGALGEMGIRAWYQPLNDIATDQGKIAGAAQKRVVGPGGGPGAVLHHVTMSYDIDADKMLQVLRIGREKMSDKGTKSAKKRVDPLRRQTGLAREAVIERMISSFGGRYGLSRGKVTDEELTRARELARAKFSSAEWTARVP from the coding sequence GTGCACGGTGAATACAAGGTCCCCGGCGGCAAGCTGGTCGTCGTGGACGTGGAGGCCGAGGACGGCGTGCTGCGCCACGTGCGGGTGGCGGGCGACTTCTTCCTGGAGCCGGACGAGGCGCTGGACGCCGTCAACCGCGCGCTGGAGGGCGCCCCGGCGGACACCGCCGCGACGGGACTCGCCGCACGGATCGACGCGGCCCTGCCCGAGGGCACCGTCATGTACGGGCTGACCTCGGAGGGCGTCGGCATCGCCGTGCGCCGCGCGCTGGCGCACGCCACGGACTGGACGGACTACGACTGGCAGCTGATCCACGAGGGACCCGAGTCCCCCGCCCTGCACATGGCCCTCGACGAGGTGCTGACCGCCGAGGTCGCCGCGGGCCGGCGGCCGCCGACGCTGAGGGTGTGGGAGTGGGGCGCCCCGGCCGTGATCATCGGCAGTTTCCAGTCCCTGCGCAACGAGGTGGACGCCGAGGGCGCCGCCCGGCACGGCATCGAGGTGGTCCGCCGGATCTCCGGGGGCGGCGCGATGTTCGTGGAGCCCGGCAACACCATCACCTACTCCCTGTCCGTGCCGGAGGCGCTGGTGCAGGGACTCTCCTTCCAGGACAGCTACGCCTACCTCGACGACTGGGTGCTCGGCGCGCTCGGCGAGATGGGCATCCGCGCCTGGTACCAGCCGCTGAACGACATCGCCACCGACCAGGGCAAGATCGCTGGCGCCGCGCAGAAGCGCGTCGTGGGCCCCGGGGGCGGACCCGGCGCCGTACTGCACCACGTGACCATGTCGTACGACATCGACGCGGACAAGATGCTTCAGGTGCTGCGCATCGGGCGGGAGAAGATGTCCGACAAGGGCACGAAGTCCGCGAAGAAGCGGGTGGACCCGCTGCGCCGGCAGACCGGTCTGGCGCGCGAGGCCGTGATCGAGCGGATGATCTCCTCCTTCGGCGGGCGGTACGGGCTGAGCCGGGGCAAGGTGACGGACGAGGAGCTGACCCGGGCCCGGGAGTTGGCCCGCGCCAAGTTCTCCTCCGCCGAGTGGACCGCCCGGGTGCCCTGA
- a CDS encoding carboxymuconolactone decarboxylase family protein: MPTPFRHTEPLPPKAATGRVAEVYAQAARDFGIPEPAPFVALSSAPALVAPAWALMRESLLAGPGDRTGKEVAAFGVSQANKCRFCVDAHTMLLHATGDHALAERLARGQKPADDRHARVLEWARRTRVPGAAREPYPFRPEEAPGYLGTVLAFHFINRVVSSLVTERLLPADAQRLRPVRSLAGRSLSRTVRRTAVPGASLPLLDDPGPGPAWAAGTPVGPAYAALSRAAPMGAGLLDADDQDLVRATLRDWDGSHPPLTPDPFPDRRVRPGARLALLVALAPYRITDADVAAWRRPEHTDHCLVHLVAYGAFAAVDRIETALTAPSSRPTARENS, from the coding sequence ATGCCCACACCCTTCCGTCACACCGAACCGCTGCCGCCCAAGGCGGCCACCGGCCGCGTCGCCGAGGTCTACGCGCAGGCCGCGCGGGACTTCGGCATTCCCGAACCCGCCCCGTTCGTTGCCCTCTCCTCCGCGCCCGCGCTCGTCGCCCCGGCCTGGGCTCTGATGCGCGAGTCCCTGCTCGCCGGGCCGGGCGACCGCACCGGCAAGGAGGTCGCCGCCTTCGGGGTGTCGCAGGCCAACAAGTGCCGGTTCTGCGTGGACGCGCACACCATGCTGCTGCACGCCACCGGCGACCACGCCCTGGCCGAACGGCTGGCCAGGGGTCAGAAGCCGGCGGACGACCGGCACGCGCGCGTACTCGAGTGGGCGCGGCGCACCCGCGTTCCGGGAGCGGCGCGCGAGCCGTACCCGTTCCGGCCCGAGGAGGCTCCCGGCTACCTCGGCACCGTGCTGGCCTTCCACTTCATCAACCGCGTCGTGTCGTCCCTGGTGACCGAGAGACTGCTCCCGGCCGACGCGCAGCGGCTGCGTCCGGTGCGGAGCCTGGCGGGCCGGTCGCTGTCCCGCACCGTACGGCGAACCGCCGTGCCCGGCGCCTCCCTTCCCCTGCTGGACGACCCCGGCCCGGGTCCGGCGTGGGCGGCGGGGACACCGGTCGGCCCGGCGTACGCGGCGCTGAGCCGCGCCGCCCCGATGGGCGCCGGTCTCCTCGACGCCGACGACCAGGACCTCGTGCGCGCCACCCTGCGTGACTGGGACGGCTCGCACCCGCCCCTCACACCGGACCCGTTCCCCGACCGGAGGGTGCGGCCGGGCGCACGGCTGGCGCTGCTGGTGGCGCTCGCGCCGTACCGGATCACGGACGCGGACGTCGCGGCGTGGCGCCGCCCCGAGCACACCGACCACTGCCTGGTGCACCTCGTCGCGTACGGCGCGTTCGCCGCCGTGGACCGTATCGAGACCGCCCTGACCGCCCCGAGCTCTCGTCCCACCGCTCGGGAGAACTCATGA
- a CDS encoding histidine kinase — MSGRQVDRGRLADVVLAAVVGALGTAAAAFDDDTTALDHVLVALASAALACHRTAPRAVLAVATVLGTAYVVHAHPGPLSALPVLGAVHTAARVGHRGVAAAGGAVFLAGYVATGPGTQNAAERAGLLAGWFLCAVVTGLADRNWQAYLRQTEQRALEAERTREEAALRRAGEERLRIARELHDSLTHSISIVKLQAGVAVHLARKRGDEVPPALLAIQEASGEAMRELRSALQVLRADEPAGTPALLVQRARAAGLAVDLTVTGDERPLPRAVDRAAYRIVQEALTNAARHAGPAKIRVRIDYGTAHEGEFVRELTVGVDDDGAADPARPPVPGTGLTGMHERVSALGGTLRAAPRAEGGFSVRARLPLGETV, encoded by the coding sequence ATGAGTGGGCGTCAGGTCGATCGCGGACGGCTCGCCGACGTGGTCCTCGCGGCCGTCGTCGGCGCCCTCGGTACGGCGGCCGCCGCCTTCGACGACGACACCACGGCACTCGACCACGTGCTCGTCGCCCTCGCCTCGGCGGCGCTCGCCTGCCACCGCACCGCCCCGCGCGCGGTGCTGGCCGTCGCCACCGTCCTCGGCACGGCGTACGTCGTGCACGCGCACCCCGGCCCGCTGTCCGCGCTGCCCGTCCTGGGCGCCGTGCACACCGCGGCCCGGGTCGGCCACCGGGGCGTCGCGGCGGCCGGCGGCGCCGTGTTCCTGGCCGGGTACGTCGCCACCGGCCCCGGCACGCAGAACGCGGCCGAGCGGGCCGGACTGCTCGCCGGGTGGTTCCTGTGCGCCGTGGTGACCGGTCTCGCCGACCGGAACTGGCAGGCGTACCTGCGCCAGACCGAACAGCGGGCCCTGGAGGCGGAACGCACCAGGGAGGAGGCGGCCCTGCGCCGCGCCGGGGAGGAACGGCTGCGGATCGCCCGCGAGTTGCACGACTCGCTGACGCACAGCATCTCCATCGTCAAGCTCCAGGCGGGCGTCGCCGTCCACCTCGCGCGCAAACGTGGCGACGAGGTGCCGCCCGCGCTGCTCGCCATCCAGGAGGCCAGTGGCGAGGCGATGCGCGAACTGCGCTCCGCCCTCCAGGTGCTGCGGGCCGACGAACCGGCCGGCACCCCGGCCCTGCTCGTCCAGCGGGCCCGCGCGGCGGGGCTCGCCGTCGACCTCACGGTCACCGGGGACGAGCGCCCGCTGCCCCGGGCCGTCGACCGGGCCGCCTACCGCATCGTGCAGGAGGCCCTCACCAACGCGGCGCGCCACGCCGGACCGGCGAAGATACGGGTCCGCATCGACTACGGGACGGCGCACGAGGGGGAGTTCGTGAGGGAGCTGACGGTAGGCGTGGACGACGACGGGGCCGCCGATCCGGCCCGCCCTCCGGTGCCCGGCACCGGCCTGACCGGCATGCACGAACGCGTCAGCGCCCTCGGTGGCACCCTGCGCGCCGCCCCCCGCGCGGAGGGCGGCTTCTCGGTGCGCGCGCGGCTCCCGCTGGGGGAGACGGTATGA
- a CDS encoding response regulator transcription factor: MSGVLRVALVDDQALMRAGFRALLDAEEGIEVVGEAADGEQGVALVRAQVPDVALVDVQMPVMSGIEATRRIAADPALAAVRVVILTNYGLDEYVFEALRAGASGFLLKDTEPADLLQAIDVVAHGEALLSPSVTRTLIGEFVARPPDRSTAPGLDSLTRREREVTALAARGLSNEEIAAHMVISPLTAKTHISRAMTKLGARDRAQLVVFAYESGLVAVRRTV; the protein is encoded by the coding sequence ATGAGCGGCGTTCTCCGGGTCGCGCTCGTCGACGACCAGGCACTGATGCGGGCCGGTTTCCGGGCGCTGCTCGACGCCGAGGAGGGCATCGAGGTGGTCGGCGAGGCCGCGGACGGGGAACAGGGGGTGGCGCTGGTCCGGGCCCAGGTGCCCGACGTGGCCCTGGTCGACGTACAGATGCCGGTCATGTCGGGCATCGAGGCGACCCGCCGCATCGCCGCCGACCCGGCCCTCGCCGCCGTACGCGTCGTCATCCTCACCAACTACGGCCTCGACGAGTACGTCTTCGAGGCGCTGCGGGCGGGAGCCAGCGGATTCCTCCTCAAGGACACCGAGCCGGCCGACCTGCTCCAGGCCATCGACGTGGTGGCACACGGCGAGGCCCTGCTCTCCCCGTCGGTCACCCGCACCCTGATCGGTGAGTTCGTCGCCCGGCCCCCGGACCGGTCCACCGCACCCGGCCTGGACTCCCTCACCCGCCGGGAACGCGAGGTCACCGCGCTCGCGGCGCGCGGCCTGAGCAACGAGGAGATCGCCGCCCACATGGTGATCAGCCCGCTGACCGCCAAGACGCACATCAGCCGGGCGATGACCAAGCTGGGCGCCCGCGATCGGGCCCAACTCGTCGTGTTCGCCTACGAGTCGGGCCTGGTCGCGGTGCGCCGCACGGTCTAG